TATATTTAGATTGTCAGAATACTGTTTTGCGGGACGTGCAGTAGAGCGTCTCCTTCGAAAACAGATGTTTTTGTAGGGACAGCGCTCCTGCGCTGTCCGGAAGTTAATATAGCAATCAATCCGGAGAATTAGTGAAAATAATAAAAGCGGCAAAAGGCGCTCTTACTGATAAACAGCTTCAACAGGTAATAGAAGTGCTTAAAGAAGGCGGTATTGCTGTTATTCCAACTGATACAGTTTATGGGGTTTTCTGTGCTGCTGAATGTAAAACAGCGGTAAAAAAAATATATAATTTAAAAGGGCGGGATTTTTCCAAACCGCTTCAGGTGTTTGTTTCTTCGCTGAAACAGATAAGCAAGTTTGCATTTGCCGGAAAAAACCAGAAACAATTTCTTGAAAATAAACTTCCCGGCCCTTATACGCTGATATTTAAGGCGAAACACGAAGGCGTAAAAAAAATGAAGTTCATAAAAAAAACAATAGGGATAAGGTTTGTTGAATTGGATATAATAAACACAATAATAAATGGTTCAAACAGCCCGCTTGCGGCCACTTCCGCCAATTATTCCGGAGCGGCAACGCCGGTTAAATTCAGTGATATTGATAAA
This genomic window from Candidatus Goldiibacteriota bacterium contains:
- a CDS encoding threonylcarbamoyl-AMP synthase, which produces MKIIKAAKGALTDKQLQQVIEVLKEGGIAVIPTDTVYGVFCAAECKTAVKKIYNLKGRDFSKPLQVFVSSLKQISKFAFAGKNQKQFLENKLPGPYTLIFKAKHEGVKKMKFIKKTIGIRFVELDIINTIINGSNSPLAATSANYSGAATPVKFSDIDKGFLKNVDICIQFDKIVRGKASTVIDMTEGKKIIRH